From one Magnetofaba australis IT-1 genomic stretch:
- a CDS encoding HPF/RaiA family ribosome-associated protein, protein MDIKLEGRQVEIGDELKERINKRMDNLNSRFGPITHARVSIERKSHNNEQRAEVKGVINVPGGTLTATKESGSVVPAVNDMLDALAMEMQTWAEKNKKNHR, encoded by the coding sequence GTGGACATCAAGCTGGAAGGTCGTCAGGTGGAGATTGGTGATGAGCTTAAGGAGCGCATCAACAAGCGGATGGACAACCTCAATTCGCGGTTCGGACCCATCACGCACGCCCGGGTGAGCATCGAGCGCAAGTCCCACAATAACGAGCAGCGCGCGGAGGTCAAAGGGGTGATCAACGTCCCTGGCGGCACTCTGACCGCCACCAAGGAGTCCGGCTCCGTGGTGCCCGCCGTTAACGACATGCTCGACGCCCTGGCCATGGAGATGCAAACCTGGGCCGAAAAGAATAAGAAGAACCACCGGTAA
- the pseF gene encoding pseudaminic acid cytidylyltransferase yields the protein MKDVLVIIPARGGSKRVPRKNIKPICGQPMIYWPLMALSKLFRAEQILLSTDDAQIAAVVREKGVATPYTRPDSLADDFTGTMAVAAHALNWHEQNVGKVDSVLIVYPTAVLLNPQDIQAAYAALTQDASCDLIMAATTFPFPIQRAVFKNSHGYAQMFQPEHAMTRSQDLTEALHDAGQFYLCRAEAVRREMNVTNANVGMQILNRKNVVDIDTVEDFDVAESKMKTLGLDAYDAEWRFH from the coding sequence ATGAAAGATGTTCTGGTCATCATTCCGGCCCGTGGCGGCAGCAAACGGGTGCCGCGCAAGAATATCAAACCCATCTGTGGCCAACCGATGATCTACTGGCCGCTGATGGCGCTGTCCAAACTCTTCCGCGCCGAGCAGATTCTGCTCTCCACCGATGACGCGCAGATCGCCGCCGTGGTGCGTGAAAAAGGGGTCGCCACCCCCTACACCCGCCCCGACTCGCTGGCCGATGATTTCACCGGCACCATGGCGGTGGCGGCCCACGCCCTCAACTGGCATGAGCAGAACGTCGGCAAGGTCGACTCTGTGTTGATTGTCTATCCCACAGCGGTGTTATTGAATCCTCAGGATATCCAGGCCGCCTATGCCGCCTTAACCCAGGACGCCTCTTGCGACTTGATCATGGCGGCCACCACCTTCCCCTTTCCCATCCAACGCGCCGTATTCAAGAATTCCCACGGTTATGCGCAGATGTTTCAGCCCGAACACGCCATGACGCGCTCGCAGGATTTGACCGAGGCGCTGCATGACGCCGGGCAGTTCTATCTGTGCCGCGCCGAGGCGGTGCGGCGGGAGATGAACGTCACCAACGCCAATGTGGGCATGCAGATTCTCAATAGAAAAAATGTGGTGGATATCGACACCGTTGAGGATTTCGACGTTGCGGAAAGCAAGATGAAAACGCTGGGCTTGGACGCCTACGATGCAGAGTGGCGCTTTCACTGA